In Priestia megaterium NBRC 15308 = ATCC 14581, the following proteins share a genomic window:
- a CDS encoding LysE family transporter codes for MEWFLIAIKQIILGISLAAPVGPINIEMIKKGLTKGFWASWLVGLGGMTADILFMLLILIGLTPFVQMHAVTVFLYATGFVMLTFVGFQSMKQAVSRSFSIDVNKPSIKRDKSFFTGFFIALMNPLNIVFWFGVFGSSLSESLQSQTWLSVFFHSFFIIFGILLWNLNIASSIHFTRKFITPKLLRFITLGAGFLLFLFGCQFGFKCISLLIG; via the coding sequence GTGGAGTGGTTTTTGATTGCTATAAAACAAATAATTCTAGGTATTAGTCTCGCAGCACCGGTAGGTCCAATTAATATAGAGATGATTAAAAAAGGGCTGACAAAAGGATTTTGGGCTTCTTGGCTAGTTGGTTTGGGAGGCATGACGGCCGATATTTTATTTATGCTCCTCATTTTAATAGGGTTAACGCCTTTTGTTCAGATGCATGCTGTTACTGTTTTCCTTTATGCAACTGGTTTTGTCATGCTTACGTTTGTTGGCTTTCAAAGTATGAAACAAGCTGTTTCTCGTTCCTTTTCAATAGATGTAAATAAACCCTCTATTAAAAGAGATAAGTCGTTTTTTACAGGTTTCTTCATTGCTCTTATGAACCCTTTAAATATTGTATTTTGGTTTGGTGTATTTGGGTCAAGCTTAAGCGAAAGCCTCCAAAGTCAAACGTGGCTATCAGTCTTTTTTCATAGTTTCTTTATTATCTTTGGAATCCTTCTTTGGAATTTAAATATTGCCAGCAGCATTCATTTCACAAGAAAATTTATCACGCCTAAACTTCTTCGCTTCATTACGTTAGGTGCAGGTTTTTTACTTTTTTTATTTGGCTGCCAATTCGGTTTTAAATGTATATCCTTACTTATAGGCTGA
- a CDS encoding alpha/beta fold hydrolase, whose amino-acid sequence MNYFIHVTPKTKLFVRDIGKGEPVLFLHGWPVNAKMYEYQFTTLPACGIRCIAPDLRGFGKSDAPFTGYSYNQLADDIRMLVERLELKNYTLVGFSMGGAIAIRYMSRHLGYGVKKLILLGAAAPSFIQKTDFPYGLPSEEVNTIIQNTYRDRPNMLEEFGKKFFNQPTSSAFKGWFQDLGLEASGHGTIKTAVSLRDEDLREDLSQIFAETYILHGKKDQICPFDLAKVMNRHISFSTLLPFENSGHGLFYDEREKVNDTLIELIAQSSAYK is encoded by the coding sequence ATGAACTATTTTATTCACGTAACTCCTAAGACTAAACTTTTTGTACGGGATATTGGAAAAGGGGAACCCGTTCTTTTCCTTCACGGGTGGCCTGTTAACGCTAAAATGTACGAATACCAATTTACAACGTTGCCGGCCTGCGGTATTCGATGTATCGCTCCTGATCTTCGCGGATTCGGAAAGTCAGATGCGCCTTTCACCGGCTATTCTTATAATCAATTAGCAGATGATATTCGCATGTTAGTAGAAAGACTGGAGCTGAAAAATTATACGCTCGTAGGCTTTTCTATGGGGGGAGCCATTGCCATTCGATATATGAGCAGACATTTAGGATATGGCGTGAAGAAGTTAATTTTATTAGGAGCAGCGGCTCCAAGCTTTATTCAAAAAACTGATTTTCCATATGGACTTCCTTCTGAAGAAGTAAATACAATTATTCAAAATACGTATAGAGATCGCCCTAACATGCTTGAAGAGTTTGGCAAAAAGTTTTTTAATCAGCCTACCAGCTCAGCTTTTAAAGGGTGGTTTCAAGATTTAGGTTTAGAGGCATCCGGTCATGGAACAATTAAAACTGCGGTGTCTTTACGAGACGAAGACTTACGGGAAGATTTGAGCCAAATTTTTGCTGAGACATATATATTACACGGGAAAAAAGATCAAATTTGTCCATTTGATCTTGCAAAAGTTATGAATCGTCATATTTCATTTTCTACACTTCTTCCATTTGAAAATAGTGGACACGGTCTTTTTTATGATGAACGTGAGAAAGTAAATGACACTCTTATTGAACTCATCGCTCAAAGCTCAGCCTATAAGTAA